GTGAAATAACTATAAGTGAATTATGCAAGATGTTGCCGGAAGATGATGCTAAAAAATTAAAAAAGATTCAGAAAGAGTTTGAAAGTTTACTTAAAGCTCTTAATGACAGAAATGACCTTAATAAATCGCTTTTACAGCAGTCGATTGAATTTGTTAATTATTCTCTTAGCATTATATCTAATAATTTAATAGAAGATAATGGAATTTATGGTGATAATGGTTCTGTAAAACATGTTAGC
The nucleotide sequence above comes from Thermoanaerobacterium sp. CMT5567-10. Encoded proteins:
- a CDS encoding flagellar protein FlgN; translated protein: MPNINDLFDVLDGEMLLYKDLLDISTKKTDVIIHGKIQELDNMTKVEGNIICKLSMLEEEREKILSGYDDTGEITISELCKMLPEDDAKKLKKIQKEFESLLKALNDRNDLNKSLLQQSIEFVNYSLSIISNNLIEDNGIYGDNGSVKHVSSIIDRKA